The DNA window TTAAGCTTCATAGCAATGAGTAGGGAAATCTGAAAAAGGTCTGCTAATAACTATGAATTActaaacaagtaatacataaaaatattttttttatgttaaacgggtTTTAATGGGCTTATATTGTGGGGTCATTAAGGTTAAGAgtatgtaccaaatatcagatcgatcggacaTCAGGAAGTGAGTtcaattccaattactaaagtaaaacaaaacaaacaagtcaagctaaataaaaccgtttaaaaaaaagaaaagtagaaGTCTGTTGTAAACACAGATTCTATTTCAAATAGTTTCTTTTTAGACAAAAGCTACTCGTACCTTTTcgtaatgtatgtttgtatccCTGAAAGATCCCTCCACTAATAAACTAGAACCCTATATAACCCAGATGTTAATCGCGGTGTAAATAAAGGGATAAATCGATAACCAAGGTCGATAGAATCGGCATAGACCCTTGAGAAAAAAAGGTATACGCGAAACAAATAGAGCGTATAACGTCATATCATAAATCCCACTTACATTGCTACTATCCAACGATTTAGAACTAACTCGTAGTTATAAATTTTCGGATACGCTACCGAAAATAGCTCTGCGGCTAAGGCCTGGTGTGCAGCCAAACAGATGAAATGTAGCCCTGTCGACGGTCCATTAGGAATTAATGGGCCGATTCAAGAAATGTCATCTTCCGGTAAATACTGGTCATAATTCATTTTATAGTTGACAagcacagggttcggttttggcgAGATCCTCGAACAAAAACAACGGGTAACCTGCGAATGAAAGTGGTCCATTCAATGGATAAGTGGCTGAATTGTTCTAATTTTAGTTCTACAACTACAAGGAAGTTTTGCATATAATTGTATGAATTTCTGTTTATTATGTAACTGTTATAAAACATTGTGTATCTTGTGTATTTTGGAATCAGTAAgactactccggttctcgaataatcttcggccgtaggttttattgatttactaataaaataatgttttattttttatttcatattttctcctattttatttatcttcatttcatttgttcattttGGTTCACGAaaattcgcaataaatggaattgtagtacgaaatctgcaaAGTTttggacgaaacttcgtttttcgttgaattagagtaggccctaTTTGATAGCAAATTCACATAAAAACGAACGCTTTAACAATATTACCATACATTAATAGTAAACAGCGACAATACAAATCCACAATAATCCATTCGATCTGCATATTGAATGGCCACAAATAATTTATGGCATCTAATACATTGCGCCCAATGTCGTAATAATTGGAGCAAATACATActctatgtatataaattaatataccaTCAAAAGCTAATGTTCCGTGAGTGTTTACACAAGTTATGATTAATAGTCGATAATTGGAGAAGACATGCGTTAGTACTTAATCTATGAATTGCTAATATTGGCAATGCCAAAGGGAACTTGGCCAATACAACAATATTAGATTTACGCTCAGTGCACAGGTAATGGTTGCGTCAACAGTAATGTGCTTAGTGGGTACCTTATATGCCTAAGGCCTATGTATTGTTGTATACGTTGTGGCGATTTGACAAGTCTTAGGTCTGGGTTTCACTATACTTACGACTAGAtagatgatatttttatcaaatagaCCTATTTAGTGGGTGTATATGTAGATAGTAATCAGGAATTTgacataacattatttaattgtaacttTCTAATTGCAAatggtaaaataaaagtttgtgacaataaaaaatgtatgccTATGTGTGATgtttagttttcgagaaaaaccTAAACACGTACCTGAAGACATGAATGATAACTCAAATATACAAAGGTCGTTCCAAAAACTTATTACTACTTATATTTTTCTCGGTAAATGTTCGCCATTTTCTTTCTGTGTAGTCACGGCTTAAAACAGACCACTACATCACTGCCGCTTGGTGTCGCAGTAAGCAATGACCTTAAGGCGCTACCAAGTTACATGTAGGTAATGCATATGTGTGCTCTCCATGTGTTACACAATACAGTAATTGGAACAGCCAAATGTGGAGTTATGATGTTTCGTCTCAAATTGCACAATTGATTAGTAcattattgtagtttcaatAAGGACTATTTTTGATTAAACATTTAGTGGAGACCACTTATTTCTTTCAGCTTACCGTCCATTACAATTTTCTTTGTGACCTGGGtatgaaatttaattataaagttattaaaatattgcacAGGTTGCACCCTTACAAATACGTCACAACAAGCGCAATTTCTTAGAACTTGTTATTACACGTTATAGATCCATGAAAAGAAATTACTCACGTTCACGTgagaaattacataataacctAGTGCACAGCACACAAGCACTAACGCGAAACAGTGCGAACCGTAATCCAATAAATCTTGAAAAGAAGGGAACGTGGTGCGAATCCAATATCAAAACTAAAGGTTTGTAGAACAAAAGGTTGATGCGCGGATAAAAGAATGGAATGGAGTCGCGTTTCGAACTGTGAAACATTGGTGTGTCATGGCGCCTGACGGGGCCGACGACGCCGCGACACGCTCCTATATCAATTTCACGGATTAAACTTCACGTGGGTGTATCTTCACGTCGTTATTACACGCATTGAACATGATAAATGTATTACTTTCCTTTCCTTTCTAACAATACAGGCTTAGAAAAATGTTGAAAGAATCCATAGTTTATCTATTCATAGAAATAAGGTAAGAACGAACGTGAACTTGTACAAAAGTATGATATGCGAATAAGAATAGATGGATCCGCGTTTTCGGTTTGAAACATTGGCATGTCACGGGGCGTGACGGGGCTTCGTTGCGCCCGAACGCCGCAGTCTGATATCAATTTCACGGATTACACTTCAGGCgcgagaattttgtattttcacATCACTGCAGGCAGCGGAGCcaataaatgtaatgaaatattcttttttgagctttttattgttttccttCAGATTCCTAATTTAATTCATCGTTTTAGTGGTGGTAATGGCTATATTATTCATGAGGACAATTCCAGTACTAAagctatatgtataataatacttCATAGTCTTGTAATATTGAGTAGTGACTGAGTAACTCAATAGAACtagtaaatcaacaaaatattttaatcacaaaTAATATCCATACAACAAGAACATatatgtcggcgcaaccacatcaattatccagagaaagtagaataagtttggttaattcacttgattgtcctaaaaatcagtttattaatcatcagttgattattttaagtttaacacgatgtaaaattaacgttatcattgtaatttcaatacttaacctaaaacttgtaagcacgtgctcgtgcgccgagtcctataaatacgcccgcactgtaggcaatcggggcagttgcactccgatcgccgtacagtacggacctctctgggagttgaataaactaagtttacagtactcgtgaagtttttctaagccccaaaatgggtgaccatcgtgagaacaacaactgtgacgtcagcaatgatgacgtcacactttttcaaaacaccacgtagatttctccttcgtcatcagaagtgggatagcAAGAAGCCCTTACCCCAGCCGCTTCATCATCAGCTCTTCCACCTGATCAACTGGAACGAATCAACAGCCGCAAGTACATCAAAACCACGACCTGGAGAGTGAAAACAACCCACCAGAATAAACAGATAAGTATTGCATGGttaattactcttttcaaatttcaaaaattctaaattaaactccgagaactctacgagaccctccgagaaatctacgagaccctccgagaaatctacgagaccctccgagaaatctacgagaccctccgagaaatctacgagaccctccgagaaatctacgagaccctccgagaaatctacgagaccctccgagaaatctacgagaccctccgagaactctacgagaccctccgagaactctacgagactaacaactaatttataatgagcagaaatccttctcagagaaaatactttctttgcctacaggtaatcacatcacaacataacaaaaccaacgagaatcaccgagaacctacgagaatcaccgagaacctacaagaatcaccgagaacctacgagaatcaccgagaacctacgagaatcaacaaaaaaatcaacgaggctggtgcagagcgcgcaccgcctgtcagtatggccgtgtcggcgcaaccacatcaattatccagagaaagtagaataagtttggttaattcacttgattgtcctaaaaatcagtttattaatcatcagttgattattttaagtttaacacgatgtaaaattaacgttatcattgtaatttcaatacttaacctaaaacttgtaagcacgtgctcgtgcgccgagtcctataaatacgcccgcactgtaggcaatcggggcagttgcactccgatcgccgtacagtacggacctctctgggagttgaataaactaagtttacagtactcgtgaagtttttctaagccccaaaatgggtgaccatcgtgagaacaacaactgtgacgtcagcaatgatgacgtcacacttttcaaaacaccacgtagatttctccttcgtcatcagaagtgggatagcAAGAAGCCCTTACCCCAGCCGCTTCATCATCAGCTCTTCCACCTGATCAACTGGAACGAATCAACAGCCGCAAGTACATCAAAACCACGACCTGGAGAGTGAAAACAACCCACCAGAATAAACAGATAAGTATTGCATGGttaattactcttttcaaatttcaaaaattctaaattaaactccgagaactctacgagaccctccgagaaatctacgagaccctccgagaaatctacgagaccctccgagaaatctacgagaccctccgagaaatctacgagaccctccgagaaatctacgagaccctccgagaaatctacgagaccctccgagaaatctacgagaccctccgagaactctacgagaccctccgagaactctacgagactaacaactaatttataatgagcagaaatccttctcagagaaaatactttctttgcctacaggtaatcacatcacaacataacaaaaccaacgagaatcaccgagaacctacgagaatcaccgagaacctacaagaatcaccgagaacctacgagaatcaccgagaacctacgagaatcaacaaaaaaatcaacgaggctggtgcagagcgcgcaccgcctgtcagtatggccgtgtcggcgcaaccacgtcaattatccagagaaagtagaataagtttggttaattcacttgattgtcctaaaaatcagtttattaatcatcagttgattattttaagtttaacacgatgtaaaattaacgttatcattgtaatttcaatacttaacctaaaacttgtaagcacgtgctcgtgcgccgagtcctataaatacgcccgcactgtaggcaatcgggGCCGTCCCGCACTAGCCGCGGGACAGAAGCCGAGGAAGCCGCAGCCCGCCACGGCCCCGCCGCGCCCCCAACGGCCTCCGAAGAAGCCGACTGCGATGGCGCCAGCTGCGCCCATGCGCCCAGCGCCCCCCAGCGCCGCGCCCCCACGCGCAGCGCCCGTATATCGTGCGCCCCCGGACAACATCGCGCCGGGGCGCTTCCCTTCGCCGCCGAAGATGCCAGCGGACAAGAGGAAGGCGGTTTTTATCACGCCGCCCTTCCGCCCACCACCCGTCCTGCCGCCCTTCGCTCCACCGCTGCACGGCGCTGCGCCCGTACCCACGTAcgcagccgccgccgccgctaccACCACCGGAACGCCCGCCCCAGCCGCGCCCCCGACACCGAAGCCGCGCTCGCCCACGACACCGTGCGCCCCCCCGCCCAAGAAGACGCGTTACCCGCCGCTCATCGTGGAGAAGCTCCCCAACTGGGTCGAGCACTTCACGGCCCTGAAGCGGCGGCTCGGACACGCGCCCAACGCGCGCCCCTTTGGGAAGGGGTGCGCTTCACGCCCCGCTCCGACGAGGAGTACCGGGCGATCCAGGCCTACCTGGCTGAACT is part of the Spodoptera frugiperda isolate SF20-4 chromosome 30, AGI-APGP_CSIRO_Sfru_2.0, whole genome shotgun sequence genome and encodes:
- the LOC118281346 gene encoding uncharacterized protein LOC118281346; protein product: MAPAAPMRPAPPSAAPPRAAPVYRAPPDNIAPGRFPSPPKMPADKRKAVFITPPFRPPPVLPPFAPPLHGAAPVPTYAAAAAATTTGTPAPAAPPTPKPRSPTTPCAPPPKKTRYPPLIVEKLPNWVEHFTALKRRLGHAPNARPFGKGCASRPAPTRSTGRSRPTWLNWRNTRESPGSRTPSPRSEASRWPYVGYLWTPRRRRLWRRCRTPATARSTSAPSARARDDLGVYTTPR